A single region of the Thermotoga profunda AZM34c06 genome encodes:
- a CDS encoding carbohydrate ABC transporter permease yields MRKKLRENLIAYLFCAPAYTIFAVFLFVPIIWVIVLSFKEFSIITFNSAEFVGLKNYAKLLKDQVFLRSILNTLYFTVLYVPGNTILGLIFALLLNKPFKGRNFFRLALFIPNIVSMVVVSIIWSLIFSSSTTGIANRLLLALHLKPIEWLSDYRYALIAVGIVLIWSGFGYRMLIFLAGLQNIPDELYEAAALDGATRWQITFKIVLPLLRPTTFFVITTSLINSFQVFTPIYIMTGGGPGYSTTTIVNYLYTKGFSEFQMGYASAISVVLLVIILALTFIQRKIGREDIIF; encoded by the coding sequence GTGAGAAAAAAATTGAGAGAAAATCTAATTGCTTATCTTTTTTGTGCACCTGCATACACCATTTTTGCTGTTTTTCTCTTTGTTCCGATTATATGGGTGATAGTATTAAGTTTTAAAGAGTTCAGCATAATAACCTTTAATTCCGCAGAATTTGTTGGATTGAAAAATTATGCCAAATTACTGAAAGATCAAGTGTTTCTCAGATCTATTCTCAATACTTTATATTTCACAGTCTTGTATGTCCCTGGGAATACCATTTTAGGGCTTATCTTCGCACTCTTGTTGAATAAGCCTTTCAAAGGTAGAAATTTTTTTAGACTCGCTTTATTCATTCCGAACATAGTTTCAATGGTTGTTGTGAGCATAATTTGGTCGCTGATCTTTTCCTCAAGTACCACAGGTATAGCAAATAGATTACTACTTGCGTTACACTTGAAACCAATAGAATGGTTAAGCGATTACAGATATGCATTGATTGCCGTAGGAATAGTCCTGATCTGGAGCGGATTTGGTTATAGAATGCTAATTTTTTTGGCGGGACTTCAAAACATTCCTGATGAACTGTATGAAGCTGCTGCACTTGACGGTGCTACAAGATGGCAGATCACATTCAAGATAGTCTTGCCACTTTTAAGACCAACTACTTTTTTCGTTATCACTACCTCCTTGATCAACTCGTTTCAGGTCTTCACACCTATCTATATAATGACTGGAGGAGGACCTGGATATTCTACAACAACGATCGTAAATTATCTGTACACAAAGGGGTTCAGTGAATTTCAAATGGGTTATGCATCTGCTATCAGTGTTGTTCTGCTCGTTATCATTCTCGCTTTAACTTTTATTCAAAGAAAGATTGGCAGAGAAGACATTATATTTTAG
- a CDS encoding 1-phosphofructokinase family hexose kinase — MSIQILNLNPCYDHWVIISKPPKTPNVLRGDYVVKLVDGKGLNIARVFNTLGFKDYICINILGGDVGKIIHAKCKEDGINTLEFWIEDESRINTAVVYEYEKRMLMVNEPGPVMQRKEVENFLEFFSSVLKENGTLVVSGSAPRGFGIKDMARIARFAKEKSCRLMIDISGEWLKELLNFEPEMVKVNADELRIALDLQQMNLGELLHIKDSYNIKVLCVTYGKDGSVTLLDNRAIRVKPRVIQSDYSVGSGDSFFAGYLYYEALNKSIQERLIFATACGTANTLKYGAAIFDLQDLESQLSNVDIMEEEL, encoded by the coding sequence TTGAGCATTCAAATACTGAATCTAAATCCATGTTATGATCACTGGGTGATCATTTCAAAACCACCAAAAACCCCCAATGTACTCAGAGGAGATTATGTTGTGAAACTTGTAGATGGTAAGGGATTGAATATTGCAAGAGTTTTCAACACACTTGGTTTTAAGGATTATATATGTATAAACATTCTTGGAGGCGATGTGGGAAAGATTATCCATGCAAAGTGCAAAGAGGATGGTATAAACACCCTGGAATTTTGGATTGAAGACGAAAGCAGGATAAACACCGCAGTTGTCTATGAATATGAAAAGAGAATGTTGATGGTCAACGAGCCTGGTCCAGTCATGCAGAGGAAAGAGGTAGAGAATTTTCTTGAATTTTTCTCGTCTGTTCTAAAGGAAAACGGTACATTAGTGGTTTCTGGAAGTGCGCCGAGAGGATTTGGAATTAAAGATATGGCAAGGATAGCGCGGTTTGCAAAGGAAAAATCTTGTCGGTTGATGATAGATATATCTGGAGAATGGCTCAAAGAATTACTGAACTTTGAACCTGAAATGGTCAAGGTGAACGCCGATGAGTTGAGAATAGCCTTGGATCTTCAACAAATGAACCTGGGTGAGCTTCTCCATATCAAGGACAGTTATAATATAAAAGTCCTCTGTGTGACTTACGGAAAGGATGGTTCAGTAACACTTTTGGACAATAGAGCCATTCGTGTGAAACCAAGGGTTATTCAATCAGATTATTCAGTGGGTTCAGGAGATTCTTTTTTTGCAGGTTATCTTTACTATGAAGCTTTGAACAAATCCATTCAAGAAAGACTCATCTTTGCAACGGCTTGTGGTACGGCAAATACCTTGAAATATGGTGCAGCAATCTTTGATCTGCAGGATCTGGAAAGCCAACTCTCAAATGTAGACATAATGGAGGAAGAACTATGA
- a CDS encoding N-acetylglucosamine kinase yields MRFLGIDAGGTKTRIITCDETGRVISSALGGPGNHLDIGIEKLMATISECLKNMKQNSNEVDACVLGLSGAGFSKKSCDKLCELMKPVIPAKRIMVVNDCLIALIGSLGYIRKSGAIIVAGTGSMIVGIDENGNIYRVGGWGHIIGDIWSAYGIAFEAVKEVMRYWENRGEFTNLVQYVEEILNLHCVDDVLRYFYVDKHPKSHLASFAPFVLKCARENDHIARMIVQRSLEELINATGPVLKSIHSDFLSYTGGLFEEPYFFNSVQESMKRNFGISLQEPYLPPVGGALIMAMKLVFPVKDEVVQNLRDQLRNN; encoded by the coding sequence ATGAGATTTCTTGGAATAGATGCCGGAGGAACAAAAACGAGAATAATTACATGTGATGAAACGGGAAGAGTCATCTCATCTGCTTTAGGAGGACCAGGGAATCATCTTGACATAGGAATTGAGAAACTGATGGCAACTATCTCAGAATGCTTGAAAAACATGAAACAAAACTCAAACGAAGTAGACGCATGTGTTCTTGGATTATCTGGAGCGGGTTTTTCCAAGAAAAGTTGCGATAAATTGTGTGAACTGATGAAACCAGTTATACCCGCAAAAAGGATTATGGTTGTGAATGATTGCTTAATTGCCTTAATAGGCTCATTGGGATATATTAGAAAGTCTGGTGCAATAATTGTTGCTGGTACTGGTTCAATGATCGTTGGTATAGATGAAAATGGTAACATTTATAGAGTAGGAGGATGGGGCCACATAATAGGCGATATATGGAGTGCTTATGGAATAGCCTTTGAGGCTGTTAAAGAAGTAATGAGATACTGGGAAAACAGAGGTGAATTTACCAACCTTGTACAGTATGTAGAGGAAATCCTAAACCTTCATTGCGTAGACGATGTATTGAGATATTTCTATGTTGACAAACATCCCAAAAGTCATCTTGCTTCTTTCGCACCATTTGTTTTGAAATGTGCTCGTGAAAATGACCACATAGCCAGAATGATTGTGCAAAGGAGTCTTGAAGAACTTATTAACGCCACTGGACCCGTTTTGAAATCGATTCACAGCGACTTTCTATCTTATACCGGAGGGCTTTTTGAAGAACCATATTTTTTCAATTCTGTACAGGAATCTATGAAGAGAAACTTTGGTATCTCACTCCAAGAACCGTATCTCCCTCCAGTCGGAGGGGCATTGATAATGGCAATGAAGTTAGTGTTTCCAGTCAAAGATGAGGTTGTCCAGAATTTGAGAGATCAACTTAGAAATAACTAA
- a CDS encoding FGGY-family carbohydrate kinase — MRTYVGIDLGTTNTKIIVVDENGIEKIIKIKTPKRVANAVEYFDLDKLDHSIEKIISQLNEEYDIAGLSCTSFGESVVPVANGRKLHDPIVWYDTCTKTTQQKYEKIVDKLAPYEISGSRDIYYFSLYKILYMYENSIVRPNEVEHWLPVCSYVLYRLTKNAVWDMTQACRSHMVDVHNRRWNKNLIDHFEISQDQLGKLDYTGSFVGYYGKIPVFLAGHDHLTGTFGLVSLYGSDLIYDSMGTASLITAISHEKDGNLHMKEPFMKNGGLVGIGFKDGQYYLASGVRYHGKLIELVLRTFGMTVSSKRFRLINEKIKSMPQRVNFYIYSNGDNVVGENCQGINFLEIPADCTPEEILQTVYQYLSYTSRVTIENLNRYVGDLPIIVGGALINNDVFMKYKASMLCKDLYYLNTTELTALGAAVSAIKGSHNEQAFEALKAKTAFQKIVPDYELCKQMNELYIKMSQGYNRLLR; from the coding sequence ATGAGGACTTATGTTGGTATAGATCTTGGGACTACGAATACGAAAATCATAGTTGTTGATGAAAATGGTATAGAGAAAATCATAAAGATTAAAACACCAAAGAGAGTTGCGAACGCTGTTGAATATTTTGACCTTGACAAACTCGATCATAGTATTGAAAAGATTATTTCTCAGCTCAATGAGGAATACGACATAGCTGGTTTAAGTTGTACGAGTTTTGGAGAATCGGTAGTTCCTGTTGCAAATGGTAGAAAATTGCACGATCCAATCGTTTGGTATGATACGTGTACAAAAACAACACAACAAAAATACGAAAAAATAGTTGATAAACTTGCTCCTTACGAGATTTCTGGTTCAAGAGATATATACTACTTCTCTTTGTACAAAATACTTTATATGTACGAAAATAGCATCGTCAGACCAAACGAAGTGGAACACTGGTTGCCTGTCTGTTCTTATGTACTGTACAGACTCACAAAGAACGCTGTTTGGGATATGACTCAAGCTTGCCGAAGTCACATGGTTGATGTGCACAACAGACGCTGGAATAAGAATCTGATTGATCACTTTGAAATATCACAGGATCAACTGGGAAAACTCGATTACACCGGCAGTTTTGTTGGATACTATGGAAAAATACCTGTGTTCTTAGCAGGACATGATCATTTGACTGGTACCTTTGGACTGGTCTCGTTGTATGGAAGTGATTTGATATACGATTCAATGGGGACAGCTTCTTTAATCACAGCTATATCTCATGAAAAAGATGGGAATCTACACATGAAGGAACCTTTCATGAAAAATGGTGGACTTGTCGGTATAGGTTTCAAGGATGGCCAGTATTATCTTGCCTCTGGTGTTAGATATCATGGAAAGTTGATTGAATTGGTCTTAAGAACTTTCGGTATGACGGTTTCTTCTAAAAGATTCAGATTAATAAATGAAAAAATAAAATCGATGCCACAAAGAGTGAATTTTTACATCTACAGTAATGGCGATAACGTGGTTGGTGAAAATTGTCAAGGCATCAACTTTCTTGAGATTCCCGCCGATTGTACACCAGAAGAAATCCTCCAAACTGTGTACCAATATCTTTCTTACACGAGTAGGGTAACCATAGAAAACCTCAACAGATATGTTGGTGATCTTCCCATTATCGTTGGTGGGGCATTGATCAATAACGATGTTTTCATGAAATACAAAGCTTCAATGTTATGTAAAGATCTTTATTATTTGAACACCACCGAACTGACTGCCCTTGGGGCGGCAGTGTCAGCAATCAAAGGCTCACATAATGAACAAGCATTTGAAGCTCTGAAAGCAAAAACAGCTTTTCAAAAGATCGTTCCTGATTATGAACTGTGTAAACAAATGAATGAACTCTACATAAAGATGAGCCAAGGGTACAACAGACTTCTTAGATGA
- a CDS encoding ABC transporter substrate-binding protein, with amino-acid sequence MKKFFVLLVVFMVLTICSAAEVTFWFAGGDPQLDLPVVKKHIKAFEEATGIKVNLVVIPWAEDPHTKLDVAIMSGKAPDLAKVGSPREHALAWSKSIEPLEKYLPRDFLNSFPESVLLGSTYKMNKPKEMSGKIVGIPYFCHTRVVLYRKDILAERGLPEPSDNWTWNDFLEYAKRLTFDRNNDGQIDVYGFGASAQYAYQLMIWVWQAGGHMINENGAPAITTDAFRKGARFFVDLFKTYKVVQPGAVNANLADVRRQLVAGQVAMYIDTGDAGPALRKELGDKVGAVVLPTNPETGKKTSYYGADVFVIPSTAKHKEEAAKLLMWLCSKDNMLEYCNVAGFIPARSDAAELYVAGDEIMKAFDEQMSDSRPWVEHPEYSAFTRIIRAAIQDILSDKISFESGLERAQKELETHLKDKGYSW; translated from the coding sequence ATGAAGAAATTTTTCGTCTTGTTGGTAGTGTTTATGGTTCTAACAATTTGTTCAGCAGCTGAAGTGACATTTTGGTTTGCGGGAGGAGATCCACAACTTGATCTTCCAGTAGTGAAGAAACACATAAAGGCATTTGAAGAAGCTACTGGCATCAAAGTCAATCTGGTAGTAATTCCTTGGGCTGAGGACCCTCACACAAAACTCGATGTAGCCATAATGTCTGGAAAAGCACCAGACCTTGCCAAAGTAGGATCACCAAGAGAACATGCATTAGCTTGGTCAAAGTCAATCGAACCTCTTGAAAAATATTTACCACGAGATTTTCTAAACTCTTTCCCAGAATCAGTTCTTTTGGGAAGTACTTACAAAATGAACAAACCAAAGGAAATGAGCGGAAAGATCGTTGGCATTCCATATTTTTGTCATACTCGTGTGGTCCTTTACAGAAAGGATATTCTTGCAGAGAGAGGATTACCTGAACCATCAGATAATTGGACTTGGAATGATTTTCTTGAGTATGCAAAACGCTTGACATTCGATAGAAACAACGATGGACAAATTGATGTCTACGGTTTTGGAGCATCTGCTCAATATGCATATCAATTGATGATTTGGGTATGGCAAGCCGGTGGACATATGATAAACGAAAACGGTGCCCCAGCTATTACAACTGATGCATTCCGCAAGGGTGCAAGGTTTTTTGTGGACTTGTTCAAAACATACAAAGTTGTTCAACCTGGAGCCGTAAACGCTAACTTGGCTGATGTTCGTCGTCAATTGGTAGCTGGTCAGGTAGCGATGTACATAGACACAGGCGATGCTGGACCAGCATTGAGAAAAGAACTTGGCGACAAAGTTGGTGCTGTTGTATTGCCAACAAATCCTGAAACTGGTAAAAAAACTTCTTACTATGGCGCAGATGTGTTTGTCATTCCTTCTACCGCAAAACATAAGGAAGAAGCGGCAAAGCTTTTAATGTGGCTATGCAGTAAAGATAATATGCTCGAGTATTGTAACGTCGCAGGATTTATCCCAGCTCGATCAGATGCGGCAGAGTTGTATGTCGCTGGTGATGAAATAATGAAAGCCTTCGATGAACAGATGTCTGATTCAAGACCATGGGTTGAACACCCAGAATATTCTGCATTCACAAGAATAATAAGAGCTGCTATTCAGGACATACTCTCCGACAAGATATCATTCGAAAGTGGCTTAGAAAGAGCACAAAAAGAACTTGAAACTCACTTAAAAGACAAGGGATACTCGTGGTGA
- a CDS encoding sugar-binding transcriptional regulator encodes MTISDDLLFEVAYDYYIKNVLQRDIAKKLGVSRVQVSKYLKMAIERKIVRIEVIPPRIPQKLEVEYDVLFQQKFGLKRLLLTTGHTNNQLLLQSLARKAWEYLSDLPNDLLNVGIGWGTTMFTLATYDFRVEKSKWNVLPLSGGTFKLSDKHFDSNFIAQNFADRLNARAIPVYFPFLMDDYEQKQQLQRAEEFRYVNSIWDKLDIVICSVGYSISRSPLFRQNVFDGSVLDRLEKLGIVGDVLTHYFDINGKIHDLDFMQKVNNITMEQYMKAKLKIVVAGGFHKIESIVGLLKGNLTDVLITDENTARNVIEYISDKNWR; translated from the coding sequence ATGACCATCAGTGATGATCTGTTGTTTGAGGTCGCATACGATTATTACATCAAAAACGTATTGCAAAGAGATATAGCAAAAAAGCTGGGTGTGTCAAGAGTACAGGTGAGTAAGTATCTCAAGATGGCAATTGAAAGAAAGATTGTGCGCATTGAAGTAATACCGCCAAGAATTCCACAGAAACTGGAAGTAGAATATGATGTGTTGTTTCAACAGAAGTTTGGTTTAAAAAGGCTCTTGCTCACAACGGGGCACACGAACAATCAACTGTTATTACAATCACTCGCGAGAAAGGCTTGGGAATATTTATCTGATCTTCCGAATGATCTGTTGAATGTTGGAATAGGTTGGGGTACGACAATGTTCACACTGGCAACTTACGATTTTAGAGTTGAGAAATCTAAATGGAATGTTTTACCGCTATCTGGTGGGACCTTTAAGCTGTCAGACAAGCATTTTGACTCCAATTTTATAGCCCAGAATTTTGCGGATAGATTGAATGCAAGAGCAATTCCAGTCTATTTCCCCTTTCTGATGGATGATTATGAACAAAAACAACAACTTCAGAGAGCCGAAGAATTCAGATACGTAAATTCAATTTGGGACAAACTCGATATTGTAATCTGTAGTGTGGGGTATTCTATCTCACGTTCACCATTATTCCGTCAAAATGTCTTTGATGGTTCGGTTTTAGACAGGCTCGAAAAACTTGGTATAGTTGGTGATGTTTTGACTCACTATTTTGATATCAATGGCAAGATTCACGATCTTGATTTCATGCAAAAAGTCAATAACATAACTATGGAACAGTACATGAAAGCCAAACTCAAGATAGTCGTTGCTGGAGGTTTTCACAAGATCGAGAGTATAGTTGGACTTTTGAAAGGCAATCTCACAGATGTATTGATAACAGACGAAAATACCGCACGAAATGTCATTGAATACATTTCTGATAAGAACTGGAGGTAG
- a CDS encoding beta-N-acetylhexosaminidase, whose product MLPRPKKITLLNDTFEIPSEGKIFTLPESFKFAVSLKDELIKYRKRFSLTGFNDKSTTIKIILNSNMVSHSQGYKIKITPNGIVLMAKTTQGIFYSLQSLIQLMREYECRIPTMIIEDEPDFENRGFMLDISRDRIPNMDTLKKIIDILAELKYNQFQLYTEHTFAYSKHELVWRDYTPLTSEEVQELNNYCRERFIELVPNQNSFGHLGKWLKHDQYKYLAECPDGFITPWGEKYGPFSLSPAVPETLNFLSELFDELLPNFTSTKVNIGADETYDLGLGKSKELCEKYGKGTVYLGFLLKIHQILDRHGKTVMFWGDIIKNYPELVAQLPDDTIALLWGYEGDHPYDEECKLFATKGVAFYVCPGTSTWNSFTGRSDNAIVNIENALINGKKYNAIGFLLTDWGDNGHHQHLPFSMIGLGYAASLGWNLSKNLMNDELLEEINTHVFKTRLPIAESVYNLGAIYKHIKLKLHNTSPYFISLVFPHRISKYLNEINDEDIKNTKDAIEIVNTTIHNLSEFMARTKSESEKVTILQIINNAEMLALGMESLILIKQNGNISLIPEERKTYLKQKLEQIAEQYRTLWSILNRKGGLNYSVEKLSQISKYL is encoded by the coding sequence ATGTTGCCTCGACCAAAGAAAATCACCCTGCTGAATGATACTTTTGAAATCCCATCTGAAGGTAAGATTTTCACCCTGCCAGAATCTTTTAAATTCGCTGTGTCTTTAAAAGACGAACTGATCAAATACAGGAAAAGATTCTCACTTACGGGTTTTAACGATAAATCTACAACGATAAAGATCATCTTGAATTCAAATATGGTATCACATTCACAAGGTTATAAAATCAAAATAACACCCAATGGAATCGTTTTGATGGCAAAAACGACTCAAGGTATCTTCTACAGCCTACAATCTCTAATTCAACTGATGAGAGAATATGAATGCAGAATACCTACGATGATCATAGAAGATGAACCAGATTTCGAGAATCGTGGATTTATGTTGGATATAAGCAGAGATAGAATACCAAACATGGACACATTAAAAAAAATAATAGACATATTGGCTGAACTCAAATACAACCAGTTTCAACTCTATACGGAACACACATTTGCTTACAGTAAGCATGAATTAGTTTGGAGAGATTATACACCACTTACCTCAGAAGAAGTGCAAGAACTAAATAATTATTGCAGAGAAAGATTTATCGAACTTGTCCCAAACCAAAATTCATTCGGACATCTCGGTAAATGGCTTAAGCACGATCAATACAAATATCTCGCGGAATGTCCGGATGGTTTCATAACCCCTTGGGGAGAAAAATACGGACCGTTTTCTCTCTCTCCAGCCGTACCAGAAACATTGAATTTCTTGAGTGAACTGTTTGACGAACTTCTTCCCAACTTTACAAGTACCAAGGTAAATATCGGAGCCGATGAAACGTACGATCTTGGCTTGGGGAAGTCAAAAGAATTGTGTGAGAAATATGGAAAAGGAACGGTGTATCTTGGTTTTCTCCTAAAAATCCATCAAATATTGGACAGGCACGGCAAAACTGTGATGTTTTGGGGGGATATCATAAAGAATTACCCAGAACTTGTGGCACAACTACCAGATGACACAATTGCGTTGCTCTGGGGTTACGAAGGTGATCATCCATACGATGAAGAATGCAAATTATTTGCAACCAAAGGTGTGGCGTTTTATGTTTGTCCAGGTACTTCAACTTGGAATTCCTTTACTGGTAGAAGTGACAATGCCATTGTGAATATCGAAAACGCTTTGATAAATGGCAAAAAGTACAACGCTATTGGTTTTTTATTAACAGATTGGGGTGACAATGGCCATCATCAACACCTCCCATTTTCTATGATAGGCCTTGGTTATGCAGCATCATTGGGTTGGAACCTATCGAAGAATTTGATGAATGATGAATTACTGGAAGAAATTAACACTCATGTGTTCAAAACAAGGCTTCCCATAGCAGAATCCGTCTACAATCTTGGTGCAATTTACAAGCACATAAAACTCAAATTGCACAATACAAGCCCATATTTCATATCACTCGTATTTCCACACAGAATATCGAAATACTTGAATGAAATCAATGATGAAGACATTAAAAATACCAAGGATGCAATAGAAATTGTAAACACGACTATTCACAATCTATCTGAATTTATGGCAAGAACAAAATCTGAATCTGAAAAAGTCACCATTTTGCAGATCATTAATAATGCTGAAATGTTGGCCTTGGGGATGGAATCATTGATACTTATAAAGCAGAATGGAAATATCTCGTTGATACCAGAGGAGAGAAAAACTTACCTAAAGCAAAAACTAGAACAGATAGCTGAACAGTACAGAACTCTCTGGTCTATCTTAAACAGAAAAGGTGGTTTAAATTACAGTGTAGAAAAACTGTCTCAGATATCAAAATATCTTTGA
- a CDS encoding carbohydrate ABC transporter permease translates to MRLQNRWILFVKYLLIIPACAFTLLPLIWVVVRSIEPDTGIESYSLIPKAITFDNYIAAWNYPKVIDDNVSLGTMLFNSLFVAGAVTLISIFFDSMAGYALARKNFVGKKILFWLALSTLMIPFYAVAIPMYIITIRMGMYDTLAALIIPFTASGFGVFMFRQSFLSIPADFEQAAKADGANDFYIYWKIMLPMVKPTIATMVVFKVLWSWGQFFWPLLVIQDYSKMPINLGLAMFRGHNITRWGLLCAGMIVATIPILIVFLSCQKWYVEGLSGGLKG, encoded by the coding sequence ATGCGGTTACAGAATCGATGGATACTATTTGTTAAATACCTTTTGATCATACCTGCATGTGCTTTTACCCTTTTACCATTGATATGGGTTGTGGTTAGATCCATAGAACCAGATACGGGTATAGAGTCTTATTCATTGATACCCAAAGCTATAACATTCGACAATTACATTGCCGCGTGGAATTATCCAAAGGTCATTGACGATAATGTTTCACTTGGTACAATGTTATTCAATAGTTTATTCGTAGCTGGCGCAGTAACACTCATTAGTATTTTCTTCGATTCAATGGCAGGTTATGCTTTGGCAAGAAAGAACTTTGTTGGAAAGAAAATTCTGTTCTGGTTAGCATTATCAACACTTATGATACCATTCTACGCCGTTGCGATACCCATGTATATAATAACTATCCGCATGGGTATGTACGATACTTTAGCAGCTCTTATAATTCCATTCACGGCCAGTGGGTTTGGCGTGTTCATGTTCAGGCAGAGTTTCCTATCTATACCTGCTGATTTTGAGCAAGCCGCTAAAGCCGATGGTGCAAATGATTTTTATATATACTGGAAGATAATGTTGCCAATGGTGAAGCCAACTATCGCAACTATGGTGGTTTTCAAGGTTCTCTGGTCATGGGGTCAGTTTTTCTGGCCACTTTTGGTCATACAAGATTATTCGAAAATGCCGATTAATCTGGGACTTGCCATGTTCAGAGGTCACAACATCACAAGATGGGGCTTGTTGTGTGCGGGGATGATTGTTGCTACGATACCAATTCTCATAGTGTTCTTATCTTGCCAAAAGTGGTATGTTGAAGGATTAAGTGGAGGTCTAAAAGGATGA
- a CDS encoding class II fructose-bisphosphate aldolase, giving the protein MPLVTLRELVQKAYKSNYAIPAFNIHTYEDAVAIVKGAEEMKSPVILMASPSAIKHLGIKIAACIMNDLAENATVPVVSHLDHATDLDIIFKAMKAGFTSVMYDGSSLSFEENVHNTKLVVKVARAFGVSVEAEIGRVGKSEEGEELQQILTEPESAKAFFEQTQVDALAVAVGTAHAMQKQEAQINFERVEQIQEVVDVPLVLHGSSGVPDEDLTKISKMRFGKINIGTVLKTVYVKKIREILQNKPDLKDQIILLKDASCAVTEMVKHKIKLLNSNQRI; this is encoded by the coding sequence ATGCCATTGGTTACACTAAGAGAGCTTGTTCAAAAGGCTTATAAATCAAATTACGCAATACCGGCTTTCAATATTCATACCTATGAAGATGCCGTAGCAATCGTCAAGGGTGCTGAGGAAATGAAATCGCCGGTTATATTGATGGCTTCACCGAGTGCGATAAAACATTTAGGTATTAAGATCGCAGCTTGTATTATGAACGATTTGGCAGAAAATGCAACTGTACCTGTCGTGTCACATTTAGATCATGCTACAGATTTGGATATAATCTTTAAAGCCATGAAGGCAGGTTTTACCTCTGTTATGTACGATGGATCGAGTCTGAGTTTTGAAGAAAATGTTCACAATACAAAATTAGTTGTAAAGGTTGCAAGAGCTTTTGGTGTGTCGGTTGAAGCGGAGATAGGAAGAGTTGGAAAATCCGAAGAGGGCGAGGAACTCCAGCAAATTTTGACAGAACCAGAATCTGCAAAGGCATTTTTTGAGCAGACACAGGTCGATGCACTTGCAGTTGCAGTTGGTACTGCTCATGCGATGCAAAAACAAGAGGCACAGATAAATTTTGAGCGAGTCGAACAGATACAAGAAGTCGTGGATGTGCCCTTGGTTTTACATGGATCGAGCGGCGTGCCTGATGAAGATCTCACAAAAATCAGTAAAATGAGATTTGGAAAGATAAACATAGGTACAGTTTTGAAAACAGTTTACGTAAAAAAGATAAGAGAGATACTGCAAAACAAACCGGATTTGAAAGACCAAATTATACTGTTAAAAGATGCGTCTTGTGCTGTGACTGAAATGGTCAAACACAAGATAAAACTGCTCAACAGTAATCAGAGAATATGA